The following are encoded together in the Capsulimonas corticalis genome:
- a CDS encoding secretin N-terminal domain-containing protein, giving the protein MKHLITNFTGNRAFDRRTQTIVAVAMTAALTTTIASPGHAQPRHSHRSIWAVRWAQQHPAQAAAYHRSQRARYSWAPQSRYVGYTHKSWSRHSAPKAQPSIAALTPASVLPAAPVRVAANFLPQSTLRILPSNAVVKAAPAAPADLTQDVTLDFVGADINDVLKALSMQTHSNIVSGTDVKGSITVSLTHVTLEEALDLITKLSGFLYAKVGRTYVVGSPASIASLTAGSAANVPPSTAVVSFSYSDPTILTATIKDRYPNVKISAGRVNGTLGGGVLVITGAESDVEAAKQLVADAEGGLSRSVDSSRTELYDIKYAAADDLLAVLNRLIPSLIVTPGPSRNFTLTAPNTADASSSSTSTSVGAPPPAAGGAGGPASTASSTDGAGGTTTTTKSTVSVKPTTHALLLTGSDNDIARAKSILATVDTRPKQITYEAKITEVNLSGVQNIGLNWDLSGATTRIGEMIDNSNVKVDANGPTLGDNGYIGKIAKFGAIGRTAISSLANITLDAKIKSGDVKLLSDPNIAAVDGEQAAVFIGDTVRYISSITQTSTGQTVTTDSVNIGIKLYVTGKVNNDGYVTLNIHPEVSTISGYLSVPGGGSLPQISSREATTTIRVKDGETIAIGGLISDTDIKNVQKVPLLGDLPFFGQLFRDNQHSHTRNELVIFVKVGVQKEPV; this is encoded by the coding sequence ATGAAACACTTAATCACCAATTTCACTGGAAACCGCGCCTTTGACCGGCGCACGCAAACGATCGTCGCCGTCGCCATGACCGCAGCGCTGACCACGACGATCGCGAGCCCCGGACATGCGCAGCCCAGGCACAGCCATCGCTCGATTTGGGCCGTCCGCTGGGCGCAGCAGCATCCGGCGCAGGCCGCCGCCTATCACCGCTCGCAGCGCGCTCGTTACTCCTGGGCGCCGCAGTCGCGTTACGTGGGTTACACGCACAAGTCCTGGAGCCGCCACAGCGCGCCGAAGGCCCAGCCCAGCATCGCCGCGTTGACGCCGGCGTCCGTGCTTCCGGCGGCCCCGGTCCGTGTCGCCGCGAACTTCCTACCGCAGAGCACGCTGCGCATCCTTCCGTCGAACGCCGTCGTGAAGGCGGCTCCGGCCGCGCCGGCCGATCTCACGCAGGATGTCACCCTCGACTTTGTCGGGGCGGATATCAACGACGTGCTGAAGGCGCTATCGATGCAGACGCACAGTAATATCGTCTCCGGAACCGACGTCAAGGGATCGATCACGGTGTCTTTGACCCATGTGACGCTGGAGGAGGCGCTGGATCTGATCACCAAGCTCTCCGGCTTCCTTTACGCGAAAGTCGGACGCACCTATGTGGTCGGCTCGCCGGCCTCCATCGCGTCGCTCACGGCGGGCAGCGCCGCCAATGTTCCGCCGTCCACGGCGGTCGTGTCGTTTAGCTACTCGGATCCGACGATCCTGACCGCGACAATCAAAGACCGCTATCCGAACGTCAAAATCTCCGCAGGCCGCGTCAACGGAACTCTTGGCGGCGGCGTGCTGGTGATCACCGGCGCGGAAAGCGACGTCGAGGCGGCGAAGCAATTGGTCGCCGACGCCGAGGGCGGGCTTTCGCGCAGCGTCGATTCTTCGCGCACCGAACTATACGACATCAAGTACGCCGCCGCCGACGATCTTCTCGCCGTGCTGAACCGGCTGATCCCCAGCCTGATCGTCACACCCGGCCCATCGCGCAACTTCACGCTCACGGCGCCCAACACCGCCGACGCGTCGTCCAGCAGCACCTCCACCAGTGTCGGCGCACCGCCGCCCGCAGCCGGCGGCGCCGGAGGCCCTGCGTCCACGGCCAGCTCGACGGACGGAGCGGGCGGAACGACCACAACGACTAAGTCGACGGTCAGTGTGAAACCCACAACCCACGCCCTGCTCTTAACGGGTTCGGACAATGACATCGCCCGCGCCAAATCGATCCTGGCCACGGTCGACACCCGTCCCAAGCAGATCACCTACGAAGCCAAGATCACCGAGGTTAACCTGAGCGGCGTTCAGAATATCGGATTGAACTGGGACTTAAGCGGCGCCACGACCCGAATTGGAGAGATGATTGACAACTCCAACGTCAAGGTCGACGCGAACGGACCGACCCTGGGAGACAACGGCTATATCGGCAAAATCGCGAAGTTTGGAGCCATTGGCCGCACCGCCATTTCCAGCCTCGCGAACATCACCCTGGACGCCAAGATCAAGAGCGGCGACGTCAAGCTACTCTCCGATCCTAACATCGCCGCGGTGGACGGCGAACAAGCAGCCGTCTTCATCGGCGACACCGTGCGCTATATCTCGTCGATCACGCAAACCTCGACCGGACAGACCGTCACAACCGACTCCGTCAACATCGGCATCAAGCTCTATGTGACGGGCAAGGTCAACAATGACGGCTACGTGACGCTGAATATCCATCCCGAGGTCTCCACGATCTCTGGATATCTTTCCGTCCCCGGCGGCGGCAGCCTTCCGCAGATCTCCAGCCGCGAAGCGACGACGACGATCCGGGTGAAGGACGGCGAAACCATCGCCATCGGCGGATTGATCAGCGACACGGACATCAAGAACGTGCAAAAGGTGCCGCTTCTGGGCGATCTGCCGTTCTTCGGCCAGCTCTTCCGGGACAACCAGCACTCGCACACACGAAACGAGCTGGTGATCTTCGTCAAGGTCGGTGTCCAGAAGGAACCCGTTTAA
- a CDS encoding AAA family ATPase, translated as MKKARPAQGPFIQEVLLNRDRVPSFDQYPFSLPPVHSLTRLKLHPQVTFLIGENGTGKSTLLEAIAVAADLNAEGGSRNFNFATRESHSDLSDFLTLVRGFSRPTDSFFLRAESFFNVATTVEGYNVTGYGERSLHEQSHGESFMSLLIHRFRQGGFYVLDEPEAALSPQRQMALLGRMHELILQGCQFIIATHSPILMAYPNALILEFSASGIRPIEYRDTEHYRITKMFLDDPERMLNLLMSPSGGENPI; from the coding sequence ATGAAGAAGGCGCGGCCGGCTCAAGGTCCATTCATCCAAGAAGTGCTGCTGAACCGGGACCGCGTTCCATCATTTGACCAATACCCCTTCTCGCTGCCGCCGGTCCACTCCCTGACACGCCTCAAGCTGCATCCCCAAGTAACGTTTCTGATAGGCGAAAACGGCACGGGAAAATCCACACTGTTGGAGGCGATTGCCGTCGCCGCCGATCTCAACGCGGAAGGCGGCAGTCGAAACTTCAACTTCGCCACACGCGAATCCCATTCCGATCTTTCTGATTTCCTAACCCTCGTTCGCGGCTTCAGCCGCCCCACGGATAGCTTCTTCCTGCGAGCCGAGAGCTTCTTCAATGTCGCCACGACCGTGGAAGGTTATAACGTCACAGGCTACGGAGAACGCAGTCTGCACGAGCAATCCCACGGCGAATCGTTTATGTCACTTCTCATACATCGCTTTCGTCAAGGCGGTTTCTATGTCCTGGATGAACCAGAAGCAGCGCTGTCGCCGCAGCGGCAAATGGCTCTGCTCGGCCGGATGCACGAGCTGATCCTGCAAGGATGTCAGTTCATCATCGCCACTCACTCTCCGATTTTGATGGCTTATCCCAATGCGTTAATCCTGGAGTTTTCAGCGAGCGGCATTCGACCGATTGAGTACCGGGACACGGAGCACTATCGAATTACCAAGATGTTCTTAGACGACCCGGAGCGCATGCTCAATTTGTTGATGTCGCCATCCGGTGGGGAAAACCCAATATGA
- a CDS encoding PilN domain-containing protein codes for MPSINMVALRRAEKRRQENNIRKIVYAILGEIGVFVLLLTFMSARMFSINGHIGDMDGKLQKLQSKVTQIQGLQQETSKLLPKVTTLASAKSDTLFWYDSIYAVTRSLPGRTWLTAITTQGSTPSAAAAGPAVTAAPADSDPSLSVAGIAMNQSSVGEAMLHMNHEPSLDHVDLAYVQSQKTGKTDTVSFQMTVHLKQPAAPPAKGGTDVQKS; via the coding sequence ATGCCTTCAATCAATATGGTGGCCCTCCGACGCGCGGAAAAGCGGCGTCAGGAAAACAATATCCGAAAGATCGTCTACGCCATTCTTGGCGAAATCGGCGTCTTCGTTCTGCTGCTCACGTTTATGAGCGCCCGTATGTTCAGCATCAACGGGCACATCGGCGATATGGACGGCAAGCTGCAAAAGCTGCAATCGAAGGTGACCCAGATCCAGGGCTTACAGCAGGAAACCTCCAAGCTGCTGCCCAAAGTCACCACCCTCGCCTCCGCGAAGTCCGATACGCTCTTCTGGTACGACAGCATCTACGCGGTGACGCGCAGCCTGCCGGGACGCACATGGCTGACAGCGATCACAACGCAGGGCAGCACTCCTTCGGCGGCCGCCGCAGGCCCCGCCGTGACCGCCGCTCCGGCGGACAGCGACCCATCGCTGAGCGTCGCGGGGATCGCGATGAACCAGTCCTCGGTCGGCGAAGCGATGCTGCATATGAACCATGAGCCGAGCCTGGATCACGTGGACCTGGCGTACGTCCAATCGCAAAAGACAGGCAAGACGGACACCGTCTCGTTCCAGATGACCGTGCACTTGAAGCAGCCGGCGGCTCCGCCAGCCAAGGGAGGAACCGATGTTCAAAAATCTTAA
- a CDS encoding type IV pilus twitching motility protein PilT, with protein MVETHINELLQRTVEFGASDLHLTTGLPPMVRKDGRVTPLPYDAATPREAQRMVYEILTTDQITTYERTHELDFSYGVSGVGRFRFNVYRQRSSLACAMRVIPNKIPSLDQLKLPPVIRELTRKHSGLVLVTGPTGSGKSTTIASIIDVINAERESHILTIEDPIEYLHGHKKSMVNQRELGGDTHSFNNALRAALREDPDVILVGEMRDLETIAAAITLAETGHLVFATLHTRSAPATIDRIVDVFPAHQQEQIRIQLSTSIEAVIAQQLMPKIGGGRVAAIEIMIATSALRNLIREGKTYQINSVIETGQQYGMQSMDRMLAELHRGGTVTYEEAATRAIDRENFQRLVKGY; from the coding sequence CTGGTTGAAACGCATATCAATGAGCTGCTCCAGCGGACGGTGGAGTTCGGCGCATCGGACCTGCATCTGACGACCGGCCTGCCGCCGATGGTCCGCAAGGACGGCCGCGTCACGCCGCTTCCCTACGACGCCGCCACGCCCCGCGAGGCGCAGCGCATGGTCTACGAAATCTTGACCACGGACCAGATCACCACGTACGAGCGCACCCACGAGCTGGACTTCTCCTATGGAGTCTCCGGTGTCGGCCGCTTCCGCTTCAACGTTTACCGCCAGCGCAGCTCGCTCGCCTGCGCCATGCGGGTCATTCCGAATAAGATTCCCAGCCTGGATCAGCTCAAGCTGCCGCCGGTCATTCGCGAACTGACGCGCAAGCATTCCGGACTGGTCCTGGTGACCGGCCCGACCGGATCGGGAAAATCAACCACTATCGCCAGCATCATTGATGTGATCAATGCGGAGCGCGAATCGCATATCCTGACGATTGAAGACCCCATTGAGTACCTGCATGGCCACAAAAAGAGCATGGTGAACCAGCGCGAACTCGGCGGCGACACTCATTCCTTCAACAACGCCCTGCGCGCCGCCCTGCGTGAAGACCCGGACGTCATCCTCGTCGGCGAAATGCGCGACCTGGAAACGATCGCCGCCGCCATCACGCTCGCCGAAACCGGCCACCTCGTGTTCGCCACCCTGCACACCCGCTCGGCCCCGGCAACCATCGACCGCATCGTGGACGTCTTCCCTGCCCACCAGCAGGAACAGATCCGCATCCAGCTCTCCACGAGCATCGAAGCCGTCATCGCCCAGCAGCTCATGCCCAAAATCGGCGGCGGCCGCGTCGCCGCCATCGAAATCATGATCGCCACCAGCGCCCTGCGCAACTTGATCCGCGAAGGCAAAACCTATCAGATCAACTCCGTCATCGAAACCGGCCAGCAATACGGCATGCAGTCCATGGACCGCATGCTCGCCGAACTCCACCGAGGCGGAACCGTGACGTACGAAGAGGCGGCCACCCGCGCGATCGACCGCGAGAATTTCCAGAGGCTCGTGAAGGGGTATTGA
- a CDS encoding glycoside hydrolase family 16 protein, which produces MPTLKLIAPSALLFAAIVSPQFAGPARAGIPSPPNPKYQRVFAQDFSKIKSLAVAPHLIEDGVWIAHTPSYSDWFTFADPGPDGHPFSLGHGYLTIRVQKDGHDPNNWFSGYSGGLLSSMDEHGKGFAQQYGYFEASMQVPGTPNTWPGFWLLDAPTLTDKTLPNGCEIDITESYGNYGTGPGQMPPGQPNKDGLAWHDWGHNGTATKSNGIFVDGVGLNTGFHTYGVDIEPDTITWYLDRKSVWTVPTFESARRPMFVLVNLALGGGTHNSADGGSYDWSLTPIPSDLKVKYIAVWASPNSPNYKGKPGTAPNKKESK; this is translated from the coding sequence ATGCCCACCCTCAAGTTGATTGCGCCGAGCGCACTGCTGTTCGCGGCGATTGTCTCGCCTCAATTCGCTGGGCCGGCGCGCGCCGGAATTCCCTCTCCTCCCAATCCCAAATACCAGCGGGTATTCGCTCAGGACTTTTCAAAGATAAAGTCGCTGGCCGTGGCGCCGCATCTGATCGAAGACGGGGTCTGGATCGCGCATACGCCGTCCTACTCGGACTGGTTTACCTTCGCGGACCCCGGACCGGACGGGCACCCGTTCAGCCTCGGACATGGATATCTGACCATTCGGGTCCAGAAGGATGGGCACGACCCCAATAACTGGTTCAGCGGTTATAGCGGCGGACTGCTGTCGTCCATGGACGAGCACGGCAAGGGCTTCGCCCAGCAGTACGGCTACTTCGAGGCATCCATGCAGGTCCCGGGAACTCCGAATACATGGCCCGGGTTCTGGCTGCTCGACGCGCCCACGCTCACGGATAAGACCCTCCCGAACGGCTGCGAGATCGACATCACCGAATCGTATGGAAACTATGGAACCGGGCCGGGGCAAATGCCGCCCGGTCAGCCGAACAAAGACGGACTCGCATGGCATGATTGGGGACACAACGGGACCGCCACCAAAAGCAATGGGATCTTTGTGGACGGAGTGGGACTGAACACCGGCTTCCACACCTATGGAGTGGATATCGAGCCCGATACGATCACCTGGTACCTCGACCGCAAATCCGTCTGGACTGTGCCGACGTTCGAGTCCGCACGTCGGCCAATGTTCGTACTGGTCAACCTCGCGCTCGGCGGCGGCACGCACAACAGCGCCGACGGCGGCAGCTATGATTGGTCACTCACGCCGATCCCATCGGATTTGAAGGTGAAGTATATCGCGGTCTGGGCCAGCCCTAACAGCCCCAATTACAAAGGCAAACCAGGGACGGCGCCCAACAAGAAAGAAAGCAAATAG
- a CDS encoding general stress protein: MADLITGLFRDRASAERAVADLEALGYRQSDISVIIRDETARREFTEATGTKATEGAGVGAAIGGTLGAIVAALTATGSVAAIAATGGAAIPLVAGPLAAALAGAGAGGLGGGIIGALVGAGIPEETARTYETGLASGGILVGVHADAANAARVRQALISEGAVDVQGQLAGATL; encoded by the coding sequence ATGGCGGATCTGATTACCGGACTGTTCCGTGACCGCGCTTCCGCAGAGCGCGCGGTCGCTGACTTAGAAGCATTGGGATATCGTCAAAGCGATATCAGCGTGATTATTCGCGATGAAACGGCGCGCCGTGAGTTCACGGAAGCGACCGGAACGAAAGCCACCGAAGGCGCCGGCGTTGGCGCCGCGATTGGCGGCACTCTGGGCGCGATCGTCGCGGCCCTCACGGCGACAGGCAGCGTCGCGGCGATCGCCGCGACCGGCGGCGCGGCGATCCCGCTCGTGGCCGGTCCTCTGGCGGCGGCTCTGGCCGGCGCGGGCGCGGGCGGCCTGGGCGGCGGCATTATCGGCGCCCTGGTCGGCGCGGGTATCCCCGAGGAAACCGCGCGGACCTATGAGACTGGCCTCGCGAGCGGCGGCATTCTGGTCGGAGTCCACGCGGACGCCGCCAATGCGGCGCGTGTCCGGCAGGCGCTCATCTCCGAAGGCGCCGTGGACGTGCAAGGCCAACTGGCCGGCGCGACGCTGTAA
- a CDS encoding GspE/PulE family protein produces MQSAAYGDIFVSSGLVTSEQMQQALDKQRQLKSQEQIGDLLVSMGLITERDRVRCLGEQWGVPYIDLTDLKIEDDVIAAITQELARRFKVIPIERSPKKLTLAMKNPLDIFAIDEIRLITGKEVEPLIATEEDIINAITNNYRTEVNVKDAVTDVMRDLGGSDITLTDDHKTDDGITIEQLKEMSGEAPVVRLANMVISRGIQEKASDIHIEPAKDCLRIRYRVDGILLDGMVLPKKAQASITSRIKIMADMDISEKRAPQDGRISATIEGRPYDFRVSTLPAVFGEKIVMRVLDKSNISVGLNKLGLLPYTFEMFESMISRTYGIILVTGPTGSGKSTTLYSVLSKLNSGEKNILTIEDPVEYELSGITQSMVNTRAGMTFAAGLRSMLRQDPNIIMVGEMRDQETAMIAIEAALTGHLVLSTLHTNDAPGAVARLLDMGVESFLIASSVVGVLAQRLLRTVCPKCKEQYAPPKDAIKRLGMNLDLLDKGEVTFFRGRGCDNCKGSGYKGRIGVYELMPINDKVRELILARASSYAIREAAIEAGMRTLKDDAMEKILLGMTTLEESLRVIYAG; encoded by the coding sequence ATGCAATCCGCAGCCTATGGCGATATTTTCGTTTCGAGCGGTCTGGTCACTTCGGAACAGATGCAGCAGGCCCTCGACAAGCAGCGACAGCTGAAGTCGCAGGAACAGATCGGCGACCTGCTCGTATCGATGGGCTTGATCACCGAGCGCGATCGCGTGCGCTGCCTGGGCGAGCAATGGGGCGTCCCGTACATCGATCTGACCGACCTCAAAATCGAGGACGATGTCATTGCGGCCATCACACAGGAGCTCGCCCGCCGGTTTAAGGTCATTCCCATTGAGCGCAGCCCCAAGAAGCTGACGCTGGCGATGAAGAACCCGCTCGATATCTTCGCGATCGACGAGATCCGTCTGATCACCGGCAAGGAAGTCGAGCCGCTGATCGCGACCGAAGAAGATATCATCAATGCGATCACCAACAACTATCGCACCGAGGTAAACGTCAAGGACGCCGTCACGGACGTGATGCGCGACCTGGGCGGCAGCGATATCACGCTCACCGACGACCACAAGACGGACGACGGCATCACGATCGAACAGCTCAAGGAGATGTCCGGCGAGGCCCCCGTCGTGCGGCTCGCGAATATGGTGATCTCGCGCGGCATTCAAGAGAAGGCGTCGGACATCCATATCGAACCCGCCAAAGACTGCCTGCGGATCCGATATCGCGTGGACGGCATCCTGCTGGACGGCATGGTCCTGCCGAAAAAAGCGCAGGCGTCCATCACCTCGCGCATCAAGATCATGGCGGACATGGATATCTCCGAAAAGCGCGCGCCGCAGGACGGGCGTATCTCCGCCACCATCGAAGGCCGCCCCTACGATTTCCGCGTCTCCACCCTTCCCGCCGTCTTCGGCGAGAAGATCGTTATGCGCGTTCTGGACAAGTCCAATATCTCGGTCGGCCTCAACAAACTCGGGCTGCTGCCCTACACGTTCGAGATGTTCGAAAGCATGATCTCGCGCACCTACGGCATCATACTGGTGACGGGGCCGACGGGATCGGGAAAGTCCACCACCCTGTACTCGGTGCTGTCCAAATTAAATTCCGGCGAGAAGAACATCCTGACCATCGAAGACCCGGTGGAGTATGAGCTCTCGGGCATCACGCAGAGCATGGTCAACACCCGCGCCGGCATGACGTTCGCGGCCGGCCTGCGCTCCATGCTGCGCCAGGACCCGAACATCATCATGGTCGGCGAAATGCGCGACCAGGAAACGGCGATGATCGCCATCGAAGCCGCGCTGACGGGCCACCTGGTCCTCAGCACCTTGCACACCAACGACGCTCCCGGCGCGGTCGCCCGTCTTCTGGACATGGGCGTGGAAAGCTTTCTGATCGCCTCCTCCGTCGTCGGCGTGCTCGCCCAGCGCCTGCTGCGCACCGTCTGCCCCAAATGCAAGGAGCAGTATGCGCCGCCCAAGGACGCCATCAAGCGCCTGGGCATGAACCTGGATCTGCTGGACAAAGGGGAAGTCACGTTCTTCCGAGGCCGAGGATGCGACAACTGCAAGGGCAGCGGATACAAAGGCCGTATCGGCGTCTACGAACTGATGCCGATCAACGACAAAGTGCGCGAGCTGATCCTGGCCCGCGCGTCCTCCTACGCCATCCGCGAGGCGGCGATTGAAGCCGGCATGCGGACCCTGAAAGACGACGCCATGGAAAAGATCCTGCTTGGCATGACCACCCTGGAAGAATCGCTGCGCGTCATCTACGCGGGATAG
- a CDS encoding DUF6345 domain-containing protein has product MQHRSLPQAHKIIGVAAVISCFGMIAAHAAPIGPGSTVLVPGTNSTVRPELAGTVIRDTNIPFQIVGPGGAIVASGTVQDRVVRETVSGSLDFYVHVTNDASSTANLILVTRSDFGPATTDVDWRNDGVGVNAPQVTWRSTMADTLGFVFSSPNSQVHPGADTRFAMIKTNARSYVLSGVTTIQAVFPTGAVAGTARVVTAAPSPITAAATYHIFQLAGPDLNSSLVNKFATLQKLTPSGANRDSRSQVFVDGDGSVRVISDLSDGRFVFEPNLALTTDKAPDPRGVVKNALSFLQQYELLPAVRTGVLLDGEVVTTATGAAAKAGDKPVGQDVMRTVNFFRQVDGLRVVGPYSLLSVDLGGKGAIGAVRTIRPINYDAMHVDWKPYSQAAGEFSRELGALIGLLRRSDPKVQYRLVNFDFVYLEQGLKYVQPVYRFQVEFRTGDGEASGQTFVIPASNASPEAINNTPINDNPVTEPVSTRASVASDFLNPSPNGGASTLDYGVYVVRGDNRFLQDAWGFHTNLDTSNAVSSILGFGWHQPVNFNQYYWDHPWLWENDPADGVADNSRYYVGQNHVVLYEGHGAPWLSTTYSNNGDLIDYRTLPGYGAHNGTNGKTAYVIWHTCDSIPAPGDAYGNFYQSPAGPFDVWFNVFQGLRGTYGARTTVGIYNNAGPSFAWLAGLGIPNLNAWFSANTSAGHSGGWNYASAVILSGHENDRIYDNAAGPSAGSLTMWWQHP; this is encoded by the coding sequence ATGCAACACAGAAGTTTACCGCAGGCGCATAAGATCATCGGCGTTGCCGCCGTGATTTCCTGCTTTGGTATGATCGCGGCTCACGCCGCGCCAATTGGGCCTGGATCAACGGTCCTCGTGCCCGGAACAAATTCCACGGTGCGTCCCGAACTCGCGGGAACCGTGATTCGCGATACCAACATTCCGTTTCAGATTGTCGGTCCGGGCGGAGCCATCGTCGCTTCCGGAACTGTTCAGGATCGCGTCGTTCGCGAGACTGTCAGTGGTTCATTGGACTTTTACGTTCATGTGACAAATGACGCCTCTTCCACGGCAAATTTGATCCTGGTGACACGCAGCGACTTTGGCCCTGCGACAACGGATGTCGACTGGCGCAACGATGGCGTAGGCGTCAACGCTCCGCAGGTAACATGGCGCAGCACGATGGCGGACACCCTTGGATTTGTGTTTTCGTCTCCCAACTCTCAGGTGCATCCAGGAGCCGATACACGATTCGCGATGATCAAGACGAACGCGCGGTCTTACGTCTTGAGCGGAGTAACCACGATCCAGGCGGTATTTCCCACGGGCGCGGTCGCCGGAACGGCGCGCGTCGTCACCGCCGCTCCCTCTCCGATCACCGCAGCGGCCACATACCATATCTTCCAGCTTGCAGGCCCCGATCTGAATTCGTCTCTGGTCAATAAATTTGCCACACTCCAGAAACTTACGCCGAGCGGTGCGAATCGTGATTCCCGTTCGCAGGTCTTTGTGGATGGCGACGGCAGCGTCCGAGTCATCAGCGATTTGAGTGACGGCCGCTTTGTCTTTGAGCCCAATCTTGCGCTGACGACGGACAAAGCTCCAGACCCGCGCGGCGTCGTCAAAAACGCTTTGAGTTTCCTTCAGCAGTATGAATTGCTGCCGGCGGTTCGCACCGGCGTTCTGCTGGATGGGGAGGTTGTCACGACTGCGACGGGCGCGGCCGCCAAGGCGGGAGATAAGCCTGTGGGTCAGGACGTCATGCGCACCGTTAACTTCTTCCGTCAGGTGGATGGTCTGCGTGTTGTCGGACCGTATTCCCTTCTCTCCGTGGATCTGGGCGGCAAGGGCGCCATTGGCGCCGTGCGAACGATACGTCCGATCAATTACGACGCCATGCATGTGGATTGGAAGCCCTACAGCCAGGCGGCGGGCGAGTTCAGCCGGGAACTGGGAGCGCTCATTGGCCTTCTGCGCCGAAGCGACCCTAAAGTGCAGTATCGACTGGTCAATTTCGACTTCGTCTATCTAGAGCAGGGGCTAAAGTACGTACAGCCGGTGTATCGATTCCAGGTGGAGTTCCGGACCGGCGACGGTGAAGCGAGCGGTCAGACGTTTGTAATCCCCGCTTCCAATGCTTCCCCTGAAGCAATCAATAACACCCCGATCAACGATAATCCCGTGACCGAACCAGTCTCCACACGAGCGTCCGTAGCGTCCGACTTCCTGAACCCGTCTCCGAACGGCGGAGCATCCACTCTGGATTACGGCGTTTACGTCGTTCGAGGCGACAATCGGTTTCTGCAGGACGCCTGGGGATTCCATACCAATCTCGATACGTCCAATGCGGTTTCGAGTATCCTGGGATTTGGCTGGCATCAGCCGGTTAACTTCAATCAGTACTACTGGGACCACCCGTGGCTATGGGAAAATGATCCTGCGGATGGGGTGGCCGACAACAGTCGATATTACGTTGGCCAGAATCATGTCGTTCTTTATGAAGGTCACGGCGCGCCATGGCTTTCGACGACATACAGTAATAACGGCGATCTGATCGATTACCGAACACTTCCCGGATACGGCGCCCATAATGGAACGAATGGAAAAACGGCGTATGTTATCTGGCATACCTGTGATTCCATTCCGGCGCCCGGAGATGCGTATGGCAACTTCTACCAATCGCCGGCCGGGCCGTTTGATGTCTGGTTCAATGTGTTCCAAGGGCTGCGCGGCACATATGGCGCGCGCACCACGGTAGGCATTTACAATAACGCCGGACCGAGCTTCGCGTGGCTTGCGGGGCTTGGGATTCCGAACCTGAACGCCTGGTTCAGCGCCAACACCAGCGCGGGGCATAGCGGCGGCTGGAACTACGCCTCCGCCGTCATCCTCTCCGGTCACGAGAACGACCGAATCTACGACAACGCCGCCGGCCCCAGCGCCGGATCGCTGACAATGTGGTGGCAGCACCCATAG
- a CDS encoding AAA family ATPase: MKKARPVQGPFIHEVLLNRDRVPSFDQYPFSLPPVRSLTRLKLHPQVTFLIGENGTGKSTLLEAIAVATGLNPEGGGRNFNYSTRDSHSSLGECLTLVKGLSRPRTSYFFRAESYFTVATEIERLDQNEPGSYKPPPIIDAYGGKSLHEQSHGESFMALLVHRLGGGGLYLFDEPEAALSPQRQLGLLRRMHQLLQQGCQFIIATHSPILMAYPDAAILQFSSEGIQRTEYRDTEHYQITKTFLDDPERMLALLMSDDETAR; encoded by the coding sequence ATGAAGAAGGCGAGGCCGGTTCAAGGCCCATTTATCCACGAAGTGCTGCTGAACCGCGACCGCGTTCCATCATTCGACCAATACCCCTTCTCGCTGCCGCCAGTTCGCTCACTGACGCGGCTTAAATTGCACCCCCAGGTAACCTTTCTCATCGGCGAGAACGGCACAGGGAAATCGACGCTGCTGGAGGCCATCGCCGTCGCCACTGGGCTAAACCCAGAGGGCGGCGGGCGCAACTTCAATTATTCAACACGAGATTCCCATTCGAGCCTTGGTGAATGTTTGACGCTTGTGAAGGGATTATCCCGACCACGCACATCTTATTTTTTCCGAGCGGAAAGCTATTTTACGGTTGCTACGGAAATCGAGCGGTTAGATCAAAACGAACCCGGTTCATACAAACCGCCGCCAATCATTGACGCGTATGGCGGCAAATCGCTGCACGAACAATCCCACGGCGAATCGTTCATGGCGCTGCTCGTACATCGTTTAGGCGGGGGCGGTCTTTACCTCTTTGACGAACCAGAGGCGGCGCTGTCGCCACAGCGACAGCTCGGGTTGCTGCGACGAATGCATCAGCTTCTCCAGCAAGGCTGCCAGTTCATCATCGCGACGCATTCGCCGATTCTGATGGCCTATCCCGACGCGGCGATTTTGCAGTTTTCATCGGAAGGAATACAAAGGACGGAGTATCGGGACACGGAGCATTACCAAATCACGAAGACGTTTCTGGACGATCCAGAGCGCATGCTTGCTTTGCTGATGTCCGACGACGAAACGGCCCGCTGA